The following are encoded together in the Deinococcus soli (ex Cha et al. 2016) genome:
- a CDS encoding IS4 family transposase: MLLAVLQAESTLHRKIALHLPRSATLESKTRTVARVFHDAQLTPQDVCDVLLPLLPDGKLTLIMDRTTWHYGQTPLNILVLGVLLGGAVIPLVWSILPHQGNSCTAARILLVARLLKVMPARRWAVLIADREFVGREWCSFLRWKRIRHCIRIRENTRIEDELVRDLFTTLQLGQVRTLFERTWVYGGWMHVVITLSPAGDRVIVASDLPVLDVLRTYRLRWAIESAFSALKARGLNLEATHMTAPERISRLFGLLCIALAWMTRIGAQRTETHAPRQDKRGRAVVSVTRIGWQILSQAARWGGEVFCDCLQLLGMPFPTASTSVSRSVRC, translated from the coding sequence GTGCTCCTGGCCGTGCTCCAGGCCGAGTCCACGCTTCACCGCAAGATCGCGCTTCACCTCCCCAGATCAGCCACGTTGGAATCAAAAACCCGGACGGTGGCCCGCGTGTTTCACGACGCTCAGCTCACGCCGCAGGACGTCTGTGACGTCTTGCTTCCCTTGCTGCCCGACGGCAAGCTCACCCTGATCATGGACCGCACCACGTGGCATTACGGTCAGACGCCGCTGAACATCCTCGTCTTGGGCGTTCTGCTTGGGGGCGCGGTGATTCCCCTCGTCTGGTCGATCCTGCCGCATCAAGGCAACAGCTGCACTGCTGCCCGGATCCTCCTGGTTGCCCGGCTCCTCAAGGTGATGCCAGCTCGCCGCTGGGCCGTGTTGATCGCAGACCGGGAGTTCGTGGGGCGCGAGTGGTGCTCGTTCCTGCGCTGGAAACGCATCCGGCACTGTATCCGCATCCGGGAGAACACCAGAATCGAGGATGAACTGGTGCGAGACCTGTTCACGACGCTGCAACTGGGACAGGTGCGCACCCTGTTCGAGCGGACGTGGGTCTATGGGGGCTGGATGCACGTGGTCATCACCCTGTCCCCTGCGGGGGACAGGGTGATCGTGGCCTCAGATTTGCCCGTCCTGGATGTGTTGCGGACCTATCGGCTCAGGTGGGCGATTGAATCGGCGTTCTCCGCGTTGAAAGCTCGCGGGCTGAATCTGGAGGCCACGCACATGACGGCTCCAGAGCGCATCTCTCGGCTCTTTGGCCTGCTCTGTATTGCGCTGGCCTGGATGACGCGGATCGGCGCGCAGCGGACAGAAACTCACGCCCCTCGTCAGGACAAGCGTGGGCGAGCGGTCGTGAGCGTGACGCGGATCGGGTGGCAGATCCTGAGTCAAGCGGCACGGTGGGGCGGCGAGGTCTTCTGTGACTGTCTACAGCTCCTCGGAATGCCGTTCCCAACCGCCAGCACGTCAGTTTCCCGAAGTGTCAGGTGCTGA
- a CDS encoding DUF4062 domain-containing protein, with protein MDKRYTVFVSSTYTDMIDERNAVIQAIMRAGHIPLGMEAFGAANASSWKVITKTIDAADYYVLLIARRYGSINEAVNLGYTEQEFRYAVEKEVPVLVFLLEENASWPGNYTDTEADAVMRLRSFRASASKDRQVAFWKSKADLPYVVMTALTNTFSDDPRPGWIRPFPINSVGVMEELARLSEENSRLKDIIGQKPTVYGGEEVDQILHILENEKLDKMYFNVTSLSGPVSIKFKPIAMFIRVASHLEHGKFLADGLYESIADSILNEMEILSFVDRLKENREALVKYTEHMIRLFSRMEIIKYQIEQYEEWDYEAKPFISLSNLGPQHLTLHEKWRPERSAT; from the coding sequence ATGGATAAGCGATACACCGTATTCGTTAGCAGTACCTACACCGATATGATTGACGAGCGGAATGCGGTCATTCAGGCCATTATGCGAGCTGGACATATTCCGCTCGGCATGGAGGCTTTCGGTGCAGCGAACGCGAGCTCATGGAAAGTCATCACCAAGACCATCGACGCTGCCGACTACTACGTCCTGTTGATTGCCCGACGCTATGGCTCAATCAATGAAGCTGTTAATCTTGGTTACACAGAACAAGAATTCAGGTATGCGGTTGAGAAAGAAGTGCCGGTGCTCGTGTTTCTCCTTGAGGAAAACGCTAGTTGGCCCGGCAACTATACTGATACTGAGGCGGATGCCGTGATGCGTCTAAGATCTTTCAGGGCAAGTGCTTCAAAAGATCGTCAAGTTGCTTTCTGGAAAAGCAAGGCTGATCTGCCATACGTAGTAATGACGGCGCTTACTAATACATTTAGCGACGATCCTCGCCCAGGTTGGATTCGACCATTTCCAATAAATAGCGTTGGAGTTATGGAGGAATTGGCTCGACTAAGTGAGGAAAATTCCCGTCTGAAAGACATTATTGGTCAGAAGCCTACTGTGTACGGGGGGGAAGAAGTAGACCAGATTCTGCATATTTTGGAAAATGAAAAATTGGATAAAATGTATTTTAATGTTACATCTCTAAGTGGCCCCGTGTCTATTAAATTCAAACCTATTGCAATGTTTATTCGTGTGGCGAGTCATCTGGAACATGGAAAATTTTTGGCTGATGGACTATATGAGTCTATAGCTGATTCTATCTTGAATGAAATGGAAATTCTAAGTTTTGTTGATAGATTGAAGGAAAATAGGGAGGCTCTCGTTAAGTATACAGAACATATGATCAGATTGTTTAGTAGGATGGAGATAATCAAATATCAAATCGAGCAGTACGAAGAGTGGGACTATGAGGCGAAGCCATTCATTTCTCTGTCAAATTTAGGACCTCAGCACCTGACACTTCACGAGAAATGGCGTCCTGAACGCAGTGCGACATGA
- a CDS encoding IS630 family transposase (programmed frameshift), whose protein sequence is MAEWHPSKYSRAQLEERRLAATPWLQGGQHSQQAIADHFGVSVHTVSNWKKRLKRTGSLQATVTTGRPSRLTAAQLEQVRTLLREGALHHGFPDPTWSTRRVADLIGRHFDVWYHPDHVRRMLRQLGFTPQMPDGRAAERNELRIASWKEQVAPELEKKVAQGATLVYLDEVGFSLKGVRRRTWSTRGVTPLVILPANWEKLSTIGAITSDGRFFQHTKPGAIRSGDVTRFFQHLLRHVQGKIVVVLDNAGIHRAKATQAFVERHERLSLVFLPPYAPELNPIELVWAYVKRNVLGNFCARSVGMLKAKLTTAWQRVRYIDLPQHLMDSNLCRYQ, encoded by the exons GTGGCCGAATGGCATCCATCCAAATACTCCCGGGCGCAGCTGGAGGAACGTCGACTGGCGGCGACCCCCTGGCTTCAAGGGGGCCAGCATTCACAGCAGGCGATTGCCGATCACTTCGGCGTGTCCGTACACACCGTCAGTAACTGGAAGAAACGTCTGAAGCGCACCGGCAGTCTCCAGGCAACGGTGACGACAGGACGCCCCTCGCGACTCACCGCCGCCCAGCTTGAACAGGTCCGCACCCTCCTGCGGGAGGGTGCGCTGCACCATGGCTTCCCTGACCCGACCTGGAGCACCAGACGAGTCGCAGACCTGATCGGGCGGCACTTCGACGTGTGGTACCACCCCGATCACGTCCGGAGAATGCTTCGGCAGCTGGGGTTTACGCCCCAGATGCCGGATGGACGGGCAGCAGAACGCAATGAACTCCGGATCGCGTCCTGGAAAGAACAGGTGGCTCCGGAGTTG GAAAAAAAGGTCGCGCAGGGCGCCACCCTGGTGTACCTGGATGAGGTTGGCTTCTCGCTGAAAGGCGTGCGAAGACGAACGTGGTCGACCAGGGGCGTGACGCCCCTGGTCATACTCCCGGCCAACTGGGAAAAACTCTCGACGATCGGGGCGATCACTTCGGACGGTCGATTCTTCCAGCACACGAAGCCTGGGGCGATCCGGAGTGGGGACGTCACCCGGTTCTTCCAGCATCTGTTGCGCCATGTGCAGGGGAAGATCGTGGTGGTGCTGGACAACGCGGGCATTCACCGAGCGAAGGCAACCCAGGCGTTCGTGGAGCGCCACGAACGCCTGTCGCTGGTGTTTTTGCCGCCGTACGCTCCGGAATTGAATCCGATCGAGCTGGTGTGGGCGTACGTGAAGCGGAATGTGCTGGGGAACTTCTGTGCCCGCTCAGTGGGCATGCTGAAAGCGAAGCTGACGACGGCTTGGCAACGGGTTCGGTACATCGACCTGCCTCAGCATTTGATGGACTCAAACTTATGCCGTTATCAATAG